A single genomic interval of Sander lucioperca isolate FBNREF2018 chromosome 9, SLUC_FBN_1.2, whole genome shotgun sequence harbors:
- the LOC116044003 gene encoding uncharacterized protein LOC116044003 isoform X1: protein MDSEASGTMEVAALGRPFGLGMLYDCRKDSLIPGMTLWDHDDLKSNIGERPQNYNDFEIVASESIEDKSSALNVEASLKASFLGGLVEVGGSAKYLNDSKTSKNQARVTLKYKATTNVKELSMDHLGRGNVKHPYVFDQGLATHVVTAILYGAQAFFVFDREVSEKESHQDIQGKLKVMIKKIPSVEIGGKGSLTMEDKEKENVEKFSCRFFGDFSLEKNPVSFQDAVEVYQSLPKLLGAKGENAVPIKVWLLPLTSLDSSAAKLVRQISTRLVQELQSVLEDLSELEMKYNDALRTTAAQQFPQIGKKLKTFKGMCSEFKLEFQRTLAKKLPSIRGGGEMEAVLAEILKKRHSSPFNSKNLNEWMDCKEREIDTLMSFTNMMTNAKIIPSQNHLYKEVLSAEHAVCFVFTSLGRAEPYLSTLSNYLKQTPEDPQDAHTQDVEKEQWYASKEVAEEMRQEAKLFSDFAEANKENRNIKFLTVGSTNEMQKGSSILLYKDGFSINENFEPPSKPETVTVSDISHNSVTLNISPPRFGAQNITSYSVEYCVSGEDGWKQKTASKAQKEVTVSDLSPNTEYMYRCRAVTSAGVGPANEVSVSIKTLPCYPPGKPQVEPNSREISVSWEKPAELGEDVQILRYIVEYAKTDSRVKKEDLQWNQTMARAEKAIISELESETEYVVRVRCDCGEAGRSKESIAVNVCTTMFTLTEFLKSSSKRINSESPSVYKLTLTKEKDMDIKGCRRFSFGKESMRQNRTIMLFGVTGSGKSTLINAVINYIVGVEWKDNFRFKLIDEDQSRSKAEIQTSKVTVYKIHHQEGFKINYSLTIVDTPGFEDTGGIERNEEIIEHLCNLFSDECGVSEIDAVCFVAQAAIARLTPSQKSVFDSVLSVFGKDVAENIQVLVTFADRQRPPVLEAINASGIQCPKTKDGLPVHLKFNNSVLFGDNKSSTANGMSGADEDEDRGFDQMFWNMWAKSMKRLFVGLDAIDTKSLTMTKEVLRERKQLESSYENLQKQLKVGLAKLVELKETYETLEKHEAEINRKENFEFEVTVMKPFKVDIPSTGSHKYMWEYKEVNEKKTVKELKKKYLETTEANTPVQALIEKLKAECNRVEAEVVKLIESSAECLNRLKEKTLKPDPLSTSEYIDMLIEAETSEAKPGWKKRVKSLRDKRTKKKKHVRKKLRGFWVLKSRA, encoded by the exons ATGGACTCTGAAGCCAGTGGGACGATGGAGGTGGCGGCACTCGGCCGGCCTTTCGGCCTCGGGATGTTGTACGACTGCCGCAAAGACTCACTCATCCCTG GAATGACACTGTGGGACCATGATGACCTGAAAAGTAATATTGGAGAAAGACCGCAGAACTATAATGATTTTGAGATAGTTGCATCTGAATCAATTGAGGACAAATCTTCAGCACTTAATGTTGAAGCATCGTTGAAGGCAAGTTTTTTAGGTGGGCTGGTAGAGGTTGGCGGGTCGGCCAAATACTTGAATGACAGTAAGACTTCCAAAAATCAAGCCAGAGTAACACTGAAGTACAAAGCTACCACAAATGTCAAGGAACTGTCGATGGATCATCTTGGAAGAGGCAATGTGAAGCATCCATATGTCTTTGATCAAGGATTAGCAACACATGTAGTCACAGCTATTCTTTATGGGGCACAAGCCTTCTTTGTATTTGACCGTGAGGTGTCTGAAAAGGAAAGTCATCAAGACATTCAGGGCAAGTTAAAGGTGATGATCAAAAAGATTCCCAGTGTTGAGATAGGAGGGAAAGGTTCACTGACAATGGAAgacaaggaaaaagaaaatgttgagaAATTCTCCTGCAGATTCTTTGGAGACTTTTCTCTTGAAAAGAATCCTGTGTCCTTTCAGGATGCAGTAGAAGTCTACCAAAGCCTGCCAAAATTGTTAGGAGCCAAAGGGGAAAACGCTGTACCAATAAAAGTCTGGCTGTTGCCACTGACAAGTTTAGATTCTTCTGCTGCTAAACTTGTCCGTCAGATAAGTACAAGATTAGTTCAAGAATTACAGAGTGTCCTGGAGGATCTCAGTGAGCTGGAAATGAAGTACAATGATGCATTGAGAACCACCGCTGCACAGCAGTTCCCACAGATTGGCAAAAAGCTTAAAACTTTCAAAGGAATGTGCTCCGAGTTCAAGCTGGAATTCCAACGAACCTTGGCAAAGAAACTTCCGTCAATCCGAGGCGGAGGAGAAATGGAGGCTGTGCTTGCAGAGATACTGAAGAAGAGACATTCTTCTCCTTTCAACAGCAAAAACCTGAACGAGTGGATGGACTGTAAAGAAAGAGAAATTGACACATTGATGTCTTTCACCAACATGATGACAAACGCCAAGATCATTCCATCTCAAAATCATCTGTACAAAGAAGTTCTCAGTGCAGAGCatgctgtgtgttttgttttcaccTCACTAGGAAGGGCTGAACCGTACCTCTCCACTTTATCAAACTACTTAAAACAAACACCAGAAGACCCTCAAGATGCACATACTCAAGATGTAGAGAAGGAACAATGGTATGCCTCAAAAGAAGTAGCAGAAGAAATGAGGCAAGAGGCAAAGCTCTTCAGTGACTTTGCAGAGGCCAACAAGGAGAACAGGAACATTAAGTTCCTGACAGTGGGTTCAACAAATGAAATGCAGAAAGGTTCAAGCATCTTGCTTTATAAAGACGGCTTTTCTATCAATGAGAACTTTGAGCCTCCTTCAAAGCCTGAAACAGTGACAGTAAGTGATATAAGCCACAACAGTGTGACACTGAATATTTCTCCACCCAGATTTGGAGCACAGAACATCACTTCCTACTCTGTTGAGTACTGTgtcagtggagaggatggatggAAACAGAAGACAGCATCAAAAGCGCAAAAAGAAGTCACAGTGAGCGATCTTAGTCCTAACACAGAGTATATGTACAGATGCAGAGCAGTGACCTCAGCAGGTGTTGGGCCAGCCAATGAAGTCAGTGTTTCCATTAAAACCTTGCCTTGCTACCCTCCTGGAAAACCTCAAGTTGAACCAAACTCAAGAGAGATATCAGTTAGCTGGGAGAAACCTGCCGAGCTTGGAGAAGATGTCCAAATTTTGAGGTACATTGTGGAGTACGCCAAAACAGACAGCAGGGTGAAAAAGGAAGATCTCCAATGGAACCAAACGATGGCAAGAGCTGAAAAGGCGATCATTTCAGAGCTTGAGTCAGAGACAGAATACGTTGTCAGAGTCAGATGTGATTGTGGTGAGGCTGGCAGAAGCAAAGAAAGCATCGCTGTTAATGTCTGCACAACAATGTTTACACTAACAGAATTCCTCAAAAGTTCAAGCAAAAGGATAAATTCTGAATCACCCTCAGTTTATAAACTGACcctgacaaaagaaaaagatatgGACATCAAGGGATGCCGAAGATTCAGTTTTGGCAAAGAAAGCATGAGGCAAAATCGCACTATAATGCTTTTCGGCGTGACCGGATCAGGAAAGTCCACTCTGATCAATGCAGTGATCAACTACATTGTTGGCGTAGAGTGGAAGGACAATTTCAGATTCAAATTAATTGATGAGGATCAGTCGAGATCAAAAGCTGAAATTCAGACCTCTAAAGTCACTGTGTACAAAATCCACCACCAGGAGGGTTTTAAAATCAACTACTCACTGACCATTGTTGACACTCCAGGTTTTGAAGATACAGGAGGCATAGAAAGAAACGAGGAGATCATTGAACATCTGTGTAATCTCTTCTCTGATGAGTGTGGGGTCAGTGAAATTGACGCCGTGTGTTTTGTAGCTCAGGCTGCTATAGCACGACTCACACCATCACAGAAGTCTGTGTTTGATTCTGTGCTCTCAGTCTTTGGCAAAGATGTGGCAGAAAACATCCAGGTGCTTGTGACATTCGCAGACAGACAGCGACCACCAGTTCTAGAAGCAATCAATGCTTCAGGTATCCAATGTCCTAAAACAAAAGACGGGCTGCCAGTTCACCTCAAATTCAATAATTCAGTGTTGTTCGGAGACAACAAATCATCTACAGCAAACGGCATGAGTGGAGCCGATGAAGATGAAGATAGAGGCTTTGATCAGATGTTTTGGAACATGTGGGCAAAAAGCATGAAGAGGTTATTTGTTGGTTTGGATGCCATAGACACCAAAAGCTTGACAATGACCAAAGAGGTCCTCAGAGAAAGAAAGCAGCTCGAGAGTTCGTATGAAAATTTGCAGAAGCAGCTTAAAGTTGGGTTAGCCAAGCTTGTGGAGTtgaaagagacatatgaaacaCTTGAAAAACACGAGGCAGAGATCAACAGAAAGGAGAACTTTGAGTTTGAAGTCACTGTCATGAAGCCTTTTAAAGTAGATATTCCTAGTACTGGATCTCACAAGTACATGTGGGAGTATAAGGaggttaatgaaaaaaaaacagtgaaagagCTGAAAAAGAAGTACCTAGAAACCACAGAGGCTAACACACCTGTTCAGGCATTGATTGAAAAACTGAAGGCTGAATGTAATCGTGTGGAGGCCGAGGTGGTGAAACTGATAGAGAGCTCTGCTGAGTGTTTGAACAGACTTAAAGAGAAAACACTGAAGCCAGATCCCCTGTCCACTTCAGAGTACATTGACATGCTTATTGAGGCAGAGACATCtgaggccaagccaggctggaAGAAAAGAGTTAAGTCCCTGAGAGACAAACggacaaaaaagaagaaacacgTAAGAAAGAAATTACGCGGGTTTTGGGTTTTAAAATCTAGAGCATGA
- the LOC116044003 gene encoding uncharacterized protein LOC116044003 isoform X2 produces the protein MTLWDHDDLKSNIGERPQNYNDFEIVASESIEDKSSALNVEASLKASFLGGLVEVGGSAKYLNDSKTSKNQARVTLKYKATTNVKELSMDHLGRGNVKHPYVFDQGLATHVVTAILYGAQAFFVFDREVSEKESHQDIQGKLKVMIKKIPSVEIGGKGSLTMEDKEKENVEKFSCRFFGDFSLEKNPVSFQDAVEVYQSLPKLLGAKGENAVPIKVWLLPLTSLDSSAAKLVRQISTRLVQELQSVLEDLSELEMKYNDALRTTAAQQFPQIGKKLKTFKGMCSEFKLEFQRTLAKKLPSIRGGGEMEAVLAEILKKRHSSPFNSKNLNEWMDCKEREIDTLMSFTNMMTNAKIIPSQNHLYKEVLSAEHAVCFVFTSLGRAEPYLSTLSNYLKQTPEDPQDAHTQDVEKEQWYASKEVAEEMRQEAKLFSDFAEANKENRNIKFLTVGSTNEMQKGSSILLYKDGFSINENFEPPSKPETVTVSDISHNSVTLNISPPRFGAQNITSYSVEYCVSGEDGWKQKTASKAQKEVTVSDLSPNTEYMYRCRAVTSAGVGPANEVSVSIKTLPCYPPGKPQVEPNSREISVSWEKPAELGEDVQILRYIVEYAKTDSRVKKEDLQWNQTMARAEKAIISELESETEYVVRVRCDCGEAGRSKESIAVNVCTTMFTLTEFLKSSSKRINSESPSVYKLTLTKEKDMDIKGCRRFSFGKESMRQNRTIMLFGVTGSGKSTLINAVINYIVGVEWKDNFRFKLIDEDQSRSKAEIQTSKVTVYKIHHQEGFKINYSLTIVDTPGFEDTGGIERNEEIIEHLCNLFSDECGVSEIDAVCFVAQAAIARLTPSQKSVFDSVLSVFGKDVAENIQVLVTFADRQRPPVLEAINASGIQCPKTKDGLPVHLKFNNSVLFGDNKSSTANGMSGADEDEDRGFDQMFWNMWAKSMKRLFVGLDAIDTKSLTMTKEVLRERKQLESSYENLQKQLKVGLAKLVELKETYETLEKHEAEINRKENFEFEVTVMKPFKVDIPSTGSHKYMWEYKEVNEKKTVKELKKKYLETTEANTPVQALIEKLKAECNRVEAEVVKLIESSAECLNRLKEKTLKPDPLSTSEYIDMLIEAETSEAKPGWKKRVKSLRDKRTKKKKHVRKKLRGFWVLKSRA, from the coding sequence ATGACACTGTGGGACCATGATGACCTGAAAAGTAATATTGGAGAAAGACCGCAGAACTATAATGATTTTGAGATAGTTGCATCTGAATCAATTGAGGACAAATCTTCAGCACTTAATGTTGAAGCATCGTTGAAGGCAAGTTTTTTAGGTGGGCTGGTAGAGGTTGGCGGGTCGGCCAAATACTTGAATGACAGTAAGACTTCCAAAAATCAAGCCAGAGTAACACTGAAGTACAAAGCTACCACAAATGTCAAGGAACTGTCGATGGATCATCTTGGAAGAGGCAATGTGAAGCATCCATATGTCTTTGATCAAGGATTAGCAACACATGTAGTCACAGCTATTCTTTATGGGGCACAAGCCTTCTTTGTATTTGACCGTGAGGTGTCTGAAAAGGAAAGTCATCAAGACATTCAGGGCAAGTTAAAGGTGATGATCAAAAAGATTCCCAGTGTTGAGATAGGAGGGAAAGGTTCACTGACAATGGAAgacaaggaaaaagaaaatgttgagaAATTCTCCTGCAGATTCTTTGGAGACTTTTCTCTTGAAAAGAATCCTGTGTCCTTTCAGGATGCAGTAGAAGTCTACCAAAGCCTGCCAAAATTGTTAGGAGCCAAAGGGGAAAACGCTGTACCAATAAAAGTCTGGCTGTTGCCACTGACAAGTTTAGATTCTTCTGCTGCTAAACTTGTCCGTCAGATAAGTACAAGATTAGTTCAAGAATTACAGAGTGTCCTGGAGGATCTCAGTGAGCTGGAAATGAAGTACAATGATGCATTGAGAACCACCGCTGCACAGCAGTTCCCACAGATTGGCAAAAAGCTTAAAACTTTCAAAGGAATGTGCTCCGAGTTCAAGCTGGAATTCCAACGAACCTTGGCAAAGAAACTTCCGTCAATCCGAGGCGGAGGAGAAATGGAGGCTGTGCTTGCAGAGATACTGAAGAAGAGACATTCTTCTCCTTTCAACAGCAAAAACCTGAACGAGTGGATGGACTGTAAAGAAAGAGAAATTGACACATTGATGTCTTTCACCAACATGATGACAAACGCCAAGATCATTCCATCTCAAAATCATCTGTACAAAGAAGTTCTCAGTGCAGAGCatgctgtgtgttttgttttcaccTCACTAGGAAGGGCTGAACCGTACCTCTCCACTTTATCAAACTACTTAAAACAAACACCAGAAGACCCTCAAGATGCACATACTCAAGATGTAGAGAAGGAACAATGGTATGCCTCAAAAGAAGTAGCAGAAGAAATGAGGCAAGAGGCAAAGCTCTTCAGTGACTTTGCAGAGGCCAACAAGGAGAACAGGAACATTAAGTTCCTGACAGTGGGTTCAACAAATGAAATGCAGAAAGGTTCAAGCATCTTGCTTTATAAAGACGGCTTTTCTATCAATGAGAACTTTGAGCCTCCTTCAAAGCCTGAAACAGTGACAGTAAGTGATATAAGCCACAACAGTGTGACACTGAATATTTCTCCACCCAGATTTGGAGCACAGAACATCACTTCCTACTCTGTTGAGTACTGTgtcagtggagaggatggatggAAACAGAAGACAGCATCAAAAGCGCAAAAAGAAGTCACAGTGAGCGATCTTAGTCCTAACACAGAGTATATGTACAGATGCAGAGCAGTGACCTCAGCAGGTGTTGGGCCAGCCAATGAAGTCAGTGTTTCCATTAAAACCTTGCCTTGCTACCCTCCTGGAAAACCTCAAGTTGAACCAAACTCAAGAGAGATATCAGTTAGCTGGGAGAAACCTGCCGAGCTTGGAGAAGATGTCCAAATTTTGAGGTACATTGTGGAGTACGCCAAAACAGACAGCAGGGTGAAAAAGGAAGATCTCCAATGGAACCAAACGATGGCAAGAGCTGAAAAGGCGATCATTTCAGAGCTTGAGTCAGAGACAGAATACGTTGTCAGAGTCAGATGTGATTGTGGTGAGGCTGGCAGAAGCAAAGAAAGCATCGCTGTTAATGTCTGCACAACAATGTTTACACTAACAGAATTCCTCAAAAGTTCAAGCAAAAGGATAAATTCTGAATCACCCTCAGTTTATAAACTGACcctgacaaaagaaaaagatatgGACATCAAGGGATGCCGAAGATTCAGTTTTGGCAAAGAAAGCATGAGGCAAAATCGCACTATAATGCTTTTCGGCGTGACCGGATCAGGAAAGTCCACTCTGATCAATGCAGTGATCAACTACATTGTTGGCGTAGAGTGGAAGGACAATTTCAGATTCAAATTAATTGATGAGGATCAGTCGAGATCAAAAGCTGAAATTCAGACCTCTAAAGTCACTGTGTACAAAATCCACCACCAGGAGGGTTTTAAAATCAACTACTCACTGACCATTGTTGACACTCCAGGTTTTGAAGATACAGGAGGCATAGAAAGAAACGAGGAGATCATTGAACATCTGTGTAATCTCTTCTCTGATGAGTGTGGGGTCAGTGAAATTGACGCCGTGTGTTTTGTAGCTCAGGCTGCTATAGCACGACTCACACCATCACAGAAGTCTGTGTTTGATTCTGTGCTCTCAGTCTTTGGCAAAGATGTGGCAGAAAACATCCAGGTGCTTGTGACATTCGCAGACAGACAGCGACCACCAGTTCTAGAAGCAATCAATGCTTCAGGTATCCAATGTCCTAAAACAAAAGACGGGCTGCCAGTTCACCTCAAATTCAATAATTCAGTGTTGTTCGGAGACAACAAATCATCTACAGCAAACGGCATGAGTGGAGCCGATGAAGATGAAGATAGAGGCTTTGATCAGATGTTTTGGAACATGTGGGCAAAAAGCATGAAGAGGTTATTTGTTGGTTTGGATGCCATAGACACCAAAAGCTTGACAATGACCAAAGAGGTCCTCAGAGAAAGAAAGCAGCTCGAGAGTTCGTATGAAAATTTGCAGAAGCAGCTTAAAGTTGGGTTAGCCAAGCTTGTGGAGTtgaaagagacatatgaaacaCTTGAAAAACACGAGGCAGAGATCAACAGAAAGGAGAACTTTGAGTTTGAAGTCACTGTCATGAAGCCTTTTAAAGTAGATATTCCTAGTACTGGATCTCACAAGTACATGTGGGAGTATAAGGaggttaatgaaaaaaaaacagtgaaagagCTGAAAAAGAAGTACCTAGAAACCACAGAGGCTAACACACCTGTTCAGGCATTGATTGAAAAACTGAAGGCTGAATGTAATCGTGTGGAGGCCGAGGTGGTGAAACTGATAGAGAGCTCTGCTGAGTGTTTGAACAGACTTAAAGAGAAAACACTGAAGCCAGATCCCCTGTCCACTTCAGAGTACATTGACATGCTTATTGAGGCAGAGACATCtgaggccaagccaggctggaAGAAAAGAGTTAAGTCCCTGAGAGACAAACggacaaaaaagaagaaacacgTAAGAAAGAAATTACGCGGGTTTTGGGTTTTAAAATCTAGAGCATGA